A single window of Flavobacterium sp. 140616W15 DNA harbors:
- a CDS encoding DUF1440 domain-containing protein, with amino-acid sequence MKSKVGAVLLSGLVAGILDIVTPILIYAVILQKTTAIKILQSIASGVFKQDAYSGDPKMAIYGLIFHFIIATIFALFYFIIYPFIPFLKTKTIISGFAYGIFVWIVMNLIVLPIVFPVLPAKNLDFPLLLSILIHVFCIGLPIALITKKYYPKTSNN; translated from the coding sequence ATGAAATCAAAAGTTGGAGCAGTTTTATTATCAGGATTAGTTGCTGGTATATTGGATATTGTTACCCCTATTCTCATTTATGCAGTTATACTTCAAAAAACTACTGCAATTAAAATTTTACAATCTATTGCAAGTGGAGTTTTTAAACAAGATGCCTACTCAGGTGATCCAAAAATGGCAATTTACGGATTGATTTTTCATTTTATAATTGCTACTATCTTTGCTTTATTCTATTTTATAATTTATCCATTTATTCCTTTTTTAAAAACGAAAACCATAATCTCAGGATTTGCATATGGCATTTTTGTATGGATTGTAATGAACCTAATTGTTCTTCCAATTGTATTTCCCGTTTTACCTGCCAAAAATTTAGATTTCCCTTTATTATTATCCATTTTAATACATGTTTTTTGCATTGGACTTCCCATTGCATTAATAACAAAAAAATACTATCCAAAAACATCAAACAACTGA
- a CDS encoding alpha/beta hydrolase: MATKDLNIVLVHGAWGDGSHWQHIIPALHKEGYKVRSVQNPLTSLDDDIQRTKDLIDAQDGKVLLVGHSYGGSVISGAGHHDKVVGLVYIAAFAPDKGESLGGIFARREQPAGGASIYPDSKGFLWIKYDEYHKSFCQDLNENETLTMALAQKPIHGSCFGAESGEPAWKTKPSWYQVSNNDHMIPPATQIEMANRMNPKKIIHLDASHASLASHPKGVLELILEAAKAV, translated from the coding sequence ATGGCAACAAAAGATTTAAACATTGTATTGGTTCATGGTGCTTGGGGCGACGGCTCACATTGGCAGCATATTATTCCTGCTTTACATAAAGAAGGATACAAAGTTCGAAGTGTGCAAAACCCGCTAACATCTCTCGATGATGATATACAGAGAACAAAAGATTTAATCGATGCACAAGATGGTAAAGTACTATTAGTAGGTCATTCATATGGAGGTTCGGTAATAAGTGGCGCAGGACATCATGATAAAGTAGTAGGCTTAGTTTACATCGCTGCATTTGCACCTGATAAAGGTGAAAGTCTGGGAGGTATATTTGCGCGCAGAGAACAACCAGCGGGCGGAGCAAGCATATATCCAGATAGCAAAGGTTTTTTATGGATTAAATACGATGAATATCACAAAAGTTTCTGTCAAGATCTCAATGAAAATGAAACCTTAACCATGGCTTTGGCACAAAAACCAATTCATGGTAGCTGCTTTGGAGCAGAATCTGGCGAACCAGCATGGAAAACTAAACCAAGTTGGTATCAAGTATCTAATAACGATCATATGATTCCACCTGCCACTCAAATAGAAATGGCAAACAGAATGAATCCGAAGAAAATAATTCATTTAGATGCAAGCCATGCTTCATTAGCATCACATCCAAAAGGAGTATTAGAGCTAATTCTGGAAGCAGCAAAAGCAGTATAA
- a CDS encoding SRPBCC domain-containing protein, translating to MSNQLTINNSIEINAPALKVWDALTNPEKTKVYMFGCEALSDWKIGSELLWQANYEGQNLVFVKGHIVNIEPNKKLIYSTFDPNSTIADIPENYLNVTYELTENSGKTILNISQGDYSKVADGQRRYCEALNNGEGWNPILIEIKKLVETN from the coding sequence ATGTCGAATCAATTAACGATTAACAACAGCATCGAGATAAATGCTCCCGCATTAAAAGTCTGGGATGCATTAACAAATCCAGAGAAAACAAAAGTTTATATGTTTGGTTGTGAAGCTTTATCCGACTGGAAAATTGGAAGCGAACTTCTTTGGCAAGCCAATTACGAAGGTCAAAACTTAGTTTTTGTAAAAGGACATATTGTAAACATCGAACCCAATAAAAAACTTATTTATTCTACTTTCGACCCAAATTCAACAATTGCAGATATACCAGAAAATTATCTGAATGTAACTTATGAATTGACAGAAAATAGCGGAAAAACAATTTTGAATATTTCGCAAGGCGATTACTCTAAGGTAGCAGACGGTCAAAGAAGATATTGCGAGGCATTAAATAATGGCGAAGGATGGAATCCGATTTTGATAGAAATAAAAAAACTAGTAGAAACAAATTAA
- a CDS encoding YdeI family protein has product MIPLFFENQSEFREWLIQNHLHETELVVGFHKINTNKPSMTWSQSVDQAICFGWIDGVRRSIDKNSYSIRFTPRKATSIWSAINIKKVEDLTQLGLMQTAGIASFKLRKEDKSRIYTHEIPEVHFSEEFEKIFKANKKAWDYFQALAPSYKKVSKNWVMSAKQEITRIKRLNELIAASEAFKNKWK; this is encoded by the coding sequence ATGATACCATTATTTTTCGAAAACCAATCTGAATTTAGAGAATGGCTAATACAAAATCACCTACACGAAACCGAATTAGTAGTAGGTTTTCATAAAATAAACACCAATAAACCGAGTATGACATGGTCGCAATCTGTAGATCAAGCAATTTGTTTTGGATGGATTGATGGTGTACGCAGATCGATAGACAAGAATAGTTATTCTATACGGTTTACCCCCAGAAAAGCAACAAGTATCTGGAGTGCTATAAATATCAAAAAGGTCGAAGATTTAACCCAACTAGGATTAATGCAAACCGCAGGAATTGCTAGTTTTAAATTACGAAAAGAAGATAAATCCAGAATATATACACACGAAATTCCCGAAGTACATTTTTCAGAAGAATTTGAGAAAATCTTTAAAGCCAATAAAAAAGCATGGGATTACTTTCAGGCCCTAGCTCCGTCTTATAAAAAAGTTTCTAAAAATTGGGTCATGAGTGCCAAACAAGAAATTACCCGAATAAAACGACTTAATGAACTTATTGCTGCTAGTGAAGCATTCAAGAATAAATGGAAATAG
- a CDS encoding DUF6526 family protein codes for MKTQSYKNHVQYYPPHHFVYYPVLLILLLFSIYFSFTSEEKLIWIFISFIFIVLFGLAFMLRQHYALTLQNRIVKLELRYRYFVITGKRLEEFEEQLTDEQLFALRFSPDNEMVILTEKALNENLSGNSIKKSINDWKGDYERV; via the coding sequence ATGAAAACTCAATCTTATAAGAATCATGTTCAGTACTACCCACCCCATCATTTTGTATATTATCCTGTACTACTAATTTTGCTCCTATTTAGCATTTACTTTTCGTTTACATCAGAAGAAAAACTAATTTGGATATTTATTAGTTTCATTTTTATAGTTTTATTTGGATTAGCATTTATGCTACGTCAGCATTATGCACTAACATTACAAAACCGAATAGTAAAATTAGAACTTCGATATCGGTATTTTGTCATAACAGGTAAAAGACTAGAAGAATTTGAAGAGCAATTAACCGATGAACAATTGTTTGCTTTACGATTTAGTCCAGATAATGAAATGGTTATACTTACCGAAAAAGCATTGAATGAAAATCTTTCTGGAAATTCTATAAAAAAATCAATCAACGATTGGAAAGGCGACTACGAAAGAGTTTAG
- a CDS encoding DUF4160 domain-containing protein, with translation MSNEIILNAITQTLRTYLSYDDSFIEFLLENPNVVDKQRIETIEHLEIIIYPNDHNPPHFHVKSKDLKIDAKFLIETGEFYKGKIDTKDIKKLKHSIKVQKEKF, from the coding sequence ATGTCAAATGAAATTATACTCAATGCAATAACACAAACACTTCGTACTTATTTAAGCTATGATGATTCTTTCATTGAATTTCTTCTAGAGAATCCAAATGTAGTGGACAAACAACGAATAGAAACGATTGAACATCTCGAAATTATTATCTATCCTAACGACCATAATCCGCCTCATTTCCACGTAAAATCAAAAGATTTAAAAATTGACGCTAAATTCTTAATTGAAACAGGCGAATTTTATAAAGGTAAAATTGATACGAAAGACATCAAAAAATTAAAGCATTCTATCAAAGTCCAAAAGGAAAAATTTTAA
- a CDS encoding DUF2683 family protein — protein sequence MQVINITAYTEDASQIEAVKAFMKALKIKFEIANTKPYNLSSEQQDILDSQINLDKNLYTDAESLYTDLKKKYEL from the coding sequence ATGCAAGTAATAAACATCACAGCATACACAGAGGATGCTTCTCAAATTGAAGCTGTAAAAGCTTTTATGAAAGCATTAAAGATAAAATTCGAAATTGCAAATACAAAACCCTATAACTTATCTTCTGAGCAACAGGATATATTAGATAGTCAAATAAACTTAGACAAAAATCTTTACACGGACGCTGAATCACTTTATACTGATTTAAAAAAGAAGTATGAGCTATAA
- a CDS encoding type II toxin-antitoxin system RelE/ParE family toxin, translating into MSYKIIVSPIASKNIEDAIEYYILKANKKVALDFLNDYKKTIKSIQRNPFYQFHDNNYSFLPFKKFPYIAFFIVDEQSKTVFLNAIFHTSQSPEKYPKK; encoded by the coding sequence ATGAGCTATAAGATTATTGTTTCACCTATAGCTTCCAAAAATATTGAAGACGCAATTGAATATTATATTTTGAAAGCAAATAAAAAAGTAGCATTAGATTTTCTTAATGATTATAAAAAGACTATTAAATCTATACAAAGAAACCCTTTTTACCAATTTCACGATAATAATTATAGCTTTTTACCTTTTAAAAAATTTCCATATATAGCATTTTTTATTGTTGATGAACAATCAAAAACTGTATTTTTGAATGCAATTTTTCATACTTCTCAAAGTCCTGAAAAATATCCTAAAAAATAA
- a CDS encoding GNAT family N-acetyltransferase: METKSNHTLPNIIKTELVNDKDQIDLAFFIRRQVFVEEQHVSVERESMDDNESVHYLATYNELPAGAARYRKTEKGTKIERIAVLKNYRGKGIGEALLLKILDDVKSEEKIYLHAQVVAQQFYIKNGFKVTDNYFVDAGIDHVEMDFIK, translated from the coding sequence ATGGAGACTAAATCAAATCACACTTTGCCCAATATAATCAAAACAGAATTAGTTAATGACAAAGATCAAATAGATCTGGCTTTCTTTATTCGCAGACAAGTTTTTGTAGAAGAACAGCATGTATCTGTAGAACGCGAATCGATGGATGACAACGAATCGGTTCATTATTTAGCTACTTACAATGAGTTACCAGCTGGTGCAGCCAGATACAGAAAGACAGAAAAAGGAACCAAAATTGAGCGCATTGCAGTATTAAAAAACTACAGAGGAAAAGGTATTGGAGAAGCGCTATTACTTAAAATCTTAGATGATGTAAAATCAGAAGAAAAAATATACTTACATGCTCAGGTTGTTGCTCAACAATTTTATATAAAGAATGGTTTTAAAGTAACCGACAATTATTTTGTAGATGCAGGAATCGATCATGTCGAAATGGATTTCATTAAATAA
- a CDS encoding EamA/RhaT family transporter: MLFLILSILCSVSVGVLFKIARKYNTSNTQIVAYNYIFALSLCYLSFSPDITAISAAAPWNLYIVIGILLPSIFLFLALSIKHMGIVKTDAAQRLSLFIPILAAWLLFKEDFNFLKIIALLIALPALLLILNKPTEKTTNKWIYPAVVLLGFGVIDILFKQIATHTDLPYTTSLFAIFTISMAIMIVVVVYETTIKKVKLTANNILFGGLVGILNFGNILFYLKAHKEFAENPSTVFAGMNMGVIILGSLIGILIFKEKQSKMNYLGLFLALIAIVLIVISQNSK, from the coding sequence ATGTTATTTCTAATATTAAGTATTTTATGCAGTGTGAGTGTTGGTGTTTTATTTAAAATAGCACGAAAATACAATACCAGCAATACTCAAATTGTGGCTTACAATTATATTTTTGCCTTGTCACTTTGTTATCTGTCATTCAGCCCAGATATTACTGCAATTTCAGCCGCTGCTCCTTGGAATCTTTATATCGTAATTGGAATTTTATTGCCTTCTATATTTCTATTTTTGGCACTGTCCATAAAACATATGGGAATTGTAAAAACAGATGCTGCACAGCGCCTTTCGTTATTTATTCCTATTCTAGCCGCTTGGTTATTATTTAAAGAAGATTTTAATTTCCTTAAAATCATAGCGCTTTTAATTGCATTGCCTGCCTTATTGCTTATCCTGAATAAACCCACAGAAAAAACGACCAATAAATGGATTTATCCAGCAGTAGTTCTATTAGGTTTTGGAGTAATTGATATCCTTTTTAAACAAATAGCAACTCATACCGACCTTCCCTACACTACTTCATTGTTTGCTATTTTTACAATCTCAATGGCTATAATGATAGTAGTTGTTGTTTATGAAACTACTATTAAGAAAGTAAAACTAACTGCAAATAATATCCTTTTTGGCGGACTGGTAGGTATTCTTAATTTTGGTAATATTCTCTTTTATCTAAAAGCACACAAAGAATTTGCCGAAAATCCTTCGACAGTTTTTGCAGGAATGAACATGGGAGTCATCATTTTAGGAAGTCTTATTGGTATTTTAATCTTTAAAGAAAAACAATCCAAGATGAATTACCTTGGTCTTTTCTTAGCCTTAATAGCAATAGTTTTAATTGTAATATCTCAAAACAGCAAATAA
- a CDS encoding DNA-deoxyinosine glycosylase translates to MESYSFEPIASPNATILILGTMPGIKSLELGQYYGHKQNNFWKLVFSIFKEDITDDYQAKKEILLKNNIALWDVLKYCDRVGSLDSAIKNEITNDFEAFLKEHSDIKTILFNGQKAAAFFKKHIPLSDDYKLITLPSTSPANASKSFEIKRKEWEVILELQQD, encoded by the coding sequence ATGGAAAGTTATTCCTTTGAACCTATAGCATCACCAAATGCCACAATTTTAATTCTAGGAACCATGCCTGGAATAAAATCTTTGGAATTAGGGCAATACTATGGACATAAACAAAATAACTTTTGGAAATTAGTATTCAGCATTTTTAAAGAAGACATAACAGATGATTATCAAGCTAAAAAAGAAATTCTTTTAAAAAACAACATTGCTTTATGGGATGTTTTAAAATACTGCGATCGAGTTGGAAGTCTCGATAGCGCCATTAAAAATGAAATCACAAACGATTTTGAAGCATTCTTAAAAGAACATTCCGATATTAAAACCATCCTATTTAATGGACAAAAAGCAGCTGCTTTTTTCAAAAAACACATTCCATTAAGTGATGATTATAAACTAATTACCCTACCCTCTACAAGTCCTGCCAATGCCAGTAAATCATTTGAAATAAAACGTAAGGAATGGGAAGTTATTTTAGAATTACAACAGGATTGA
- a CDS encoding pentapeptide repeat-containing protein, whose amino-acid sequence MTDYFLDKEYKDITYNRDDLNFKDFECCTFSNCNFSACTFLAVTFIDCIFNNCTFSEAKINYVAFRTATFNDCEIKDVNFAMCDKLIFEVNFNNCVLDFSKFYTLKIKGTSFTDCSLVAVDFMASDITNVVFDNCDLYRAEFDKAIANKADFKTSYNYTIDPSRVKLKKAIFALKEVKGLLFKHDIIVN is encoded by the coding sequence ATGACAGACTATTTCCTTGATAAAGAATACAAAGACATCACTTACAACAGAGATGATCTGAATTTCAAGGATTTTGAATGCTGTACTTTTAGCAATTGTAATTTCTCAGCCTGTACTTTCTTAGCTGTTACTTTTATCGATTGTATATTTAACAATTGTACTTTTAGCGAAGCCAAAATAAATTATGTGGCTTTTAGAACTGCTACTTTTAATGACTGCGAAATTAAAGATGTAAATTTTGCCATGTGCGATAAGCTTATATTCGAAGTAAATTTTAATAATTGTGTTTTAGATTTTTCGAAGTTTTATACCTTAAAAATAAAAGGAACTTCCTTTACCGATTGCAGTTTAGTAGCTGTAGATTTTATGGCTAGCGATATCACAAATGTAGTTTTTGATAATTGCGATTTATACCGCGCCGAATTTGATAAAGCAATTGCAAACAAAGCCGACTTTAAAACCAGTTACAATTATACCATAGATCCATCGAGAGTAAAACTTAAAAAAGCAATTTTTGCTTTAAAAGAAGTCAAAGGATTGCTTTTTAAACATGATATTATAGTTAATTAA
- a CDS encoding GNAT family N-acetyltransferase: MTNQEHTIRNAKANEFEEIGKLMVLVYSQLEGFPKESEQPNYYKMLANIGDLTTKPNTELLVAVTSDDKIVGGVVYFGDMQYYGSGGIATKEKNTSGFRLLAVNPMNREQGIGKLLIKDCIEKAKEKKQQQLIIHSTMAMQTAWKMYERLGFKRSKDLDFMQGELPVFGFRLLL, encoded by the coding sequence ATGACCAACCAAGAACATACCATCCGAAATGCTAAAGCAAATGAATTTGAGGAGATCGGAAAATTAATGGTTCTGGTTTATTCGCAATTAGAAGGTTTTCCAAAAGAATCGGAACAGCCCAATTATTACAAAATGCTTGCTAACATTGGTGACTTAACTACCAAACCCAATACAGAACTTTTGGTTGCAGTTACTTCTGATGATAAAATAGTTGGTGGCGTAGTTTATTTTGGCGATATGCAATATTATGGTTCAGGAGGAATTGCAACTAAAGAAAAAAATACTTCAGGTTTTAGATTACTAGCTGTAAATCCGATGAACAGAGAGCAAGGCATTGGCAAGCTCTTAATAAAGGATTGTATTGAAAAAGCAAAAGAAAAAAAACAGCAACAGTTGATTATCCATTCGACTATGGCAATGCAAACTGCATGGAAAATGTATGAAAGATTAGGTTTTAAAAGATCCAAAGATTTAGATTTCATGCAAGGAGAGCTTCCTGTTTTTGGATTTAGACTATTGCTTTAA
- a CDS encoding ABC transporter permease, whose product MPTLYFKNTFTDIGDVTLFTKRFFKEVFIPPYETKEFFRQCYLMGYKSLPLVAVTGFIMGLVLTLQTRPTLATFGAESWLPGMVALSLIREIAPVITALICAGKISSGIGAELGSMKVTEQIDAMEVAAINPFKYLVVTRILATTLMVPILVIFADAIGILGGYVGITIHSDVNAYRYISQVFESLDFIDIIPATIKTFFFGFFIGMIGCYKGFNASNGTESVGKAANSAVVTASLTIFILDMLAVQITDLFF is encoded by the coding sequence ATGCCAACTTTATACTTTAAAAATACATTTACAGATATAGGTGATGTAACGCTTTTTACTAAAAGGTTCTTCAAGGAAGTATTTATACCTCCTTACGAAACCAAAGAATTTTTTAGGCAATGTTATCTCATGGGATATAAATCGTTACCGTTGGTGGCTGTTACAGGCTTTATAATGGGATTAGTACTCACATTACAAACAAGACCTACATTAGCCACTTTTGGAGCAGAATCATGGTTACCTGGCATGGTCGCTTTATCATTAATTCGAGAAATTGCTCCCGTAATTACAGCATTAATTTGTGCTGGGAAAATTTCATCAGGAATTGGAGCCGAACTAGGTTCTATGAAAGTAACAGAACAAATAGATGCGATGGAAGTTGCTGCCATAAATCCCTTTAAATATTTAGTAGTTACACGCATTTTGGCGACAACGCTAATGGTTCCGATTTTAGTGATTTTTGCAGATGCAATCGGAATATTAGGTGGTTATGTCGGAATAACAATTCATAGTGATGTAAATGCATACCGATACATCTCGCAAGTTTTTGAATCACTAGACTTTATAGATATCATTCCTGCTACTATTAAAACTTTTTTCTTTGGTTTTTTTATAGGAATGATAGGCTGTTATAAAGGTTTTAATGCTTCAAATGGTACCGAGAGCGTAGGTAAAGCAGCAAATTCGGCTGTAGTAACCGCATCATTAACCATTTTTATTTTAGATATGCTCGCAGTACAAATCACAGATTTATTCTTTTAG
- a CDS encoding MlaD family protein gives MNKESGFKWKLGMFVTIGLILFMLTIYFIGKQQNLFGSTFHITSTFKTVSGLQVGNNVRFSGINIGTVEDIQLINDSSVVVKLIIKDEVRQFIKTDARASIGSEGLMGDKVLTISPGNKSNRIIANDGKIASIDAIEMDDIMKSVKKSVDNAGIISEELAVFTHNMNNGDGALSRLMTDPKLANTLTKTITNLESGTQGFSQNMEAAKSNFLFRGYFKKKEKEKEEADKKAKDEHEKLEKEKEKAKEKDKKEEASKEKDNVKK, from the coding sequence ATGAATAAGGAATCTGGATTTAAATGGAAACTAGGAATGTTTGTAACAATAGGTTTAATCCTTTTTATGCTAACCATTTATTTTATTGGAAAACAACAAAATTTATTTGGTTCGACATTCCATATAACATCGACTTTTAAAACCGTAAGTGGTTTACAAGTGGGTAATAACGTGCGTTTCTCAGGAATTAATATAGGTACTGTTGAAGACATACAATTAATAAACGATTCGTCAGTAGTAGTAAAACTGATTATCAAAGATGAAGTCAGACAATTTATAAAAACAGATGCCAGAGCCAGTATTGGTTCTGAGGGATTAATGGGAGACAAAGTCCTAACTATTTCTCCAGGTAATAAATCTAACCGAATTATTGCTAATGATGGAAAAATAGCCTCTATAGATGCCATCGAAATGGATGACATTATGAAAAGTGTAAAGAAAAGTGTAGATAATGCAGGAATAATATCCGAGGAGCTTGCCGTATTTACTCATAATATGAATAATGGAGACGGTGCATTATCAAGATTAATGACCGATCCTAAGCTTGCAAACACATTAACTAAAACAATTACCAATCTTGAAAGTGGCACGCAGGGATTTAGCCAAAACATGGAAGCAGCCAAAAGTAATTTCCTGTTTAGAGGATATTTCAAAAAAAAGGAAAAAGAAAAAGAAGAAGCAGATAAAAAAGCTAAGGATGAACATGAAAAATTAGAGAAGGAAAAAGAAAAAGCGAAAGAAAAAGATAAAAAAGAGGAAGCTTCGAAGGAAAAAGACAATGTAAAAAAATAA